In Syngnathus typhle isolate RoL2023-S1 ecotype Sweden linkage group LG14, RoL_Styp_1.0, whole genome shotgun sequence, one genomic interval encodes:
- the acer1 gene encoding alkaline ceramidase 1 — protein sequence MGGVYSNERMAGVFSYESSEVDWCEDNYKHSEHVVEFFNTMSSFIFFIISPIMLYLLHPYAKERNMAIHLVWVMMLFVGIFSAYFHMTLSFVGQMLDELSILWVLAVGYAIWFPRRLFPSFIKDRSTFSKLILVVTVVTSVSSFVKPTVNAYALNCFGLHMLYIVAVEMRCCSDQKALRLAKWSVALWILAISCWISDRFGCGFWQRLNFCYLHGIWHILIVMATAYGSTLIAYLDANYEIPYSLPGLQYWPCDKLALGLPHIVLRGTTKTLKHC from the exons ATGGGAG GCGTCTACTCGAATGAAAGGATGGCTGGAGTTTTCTCCTATGAGAGTTCAGAGGTCGACTGGTGTGAAGACAACTACAAACACTCTGAACATGTGGTGGAGTTTTTTAACACG ATGAGCAGCTTCATTTTCTTCATTATATCTCCCATCATGCTCTACCTTCTTCACCCTTACGCCAAAGAAAGGAACATGGCAATCCACTTGGTATGGGTCATGATGTTATTTGTAG GTATCTTTTCTGCCTACTTCCACATGACTCTAAGTTTCGTTGGCCAGATGCTGGATGAGTTGTCAATCTTGTGGGTGTTGGCAGTGGGCTATGCCATATGGTTCCCACGCAGGCTCTTCCCATCTTTTATAAAGGACAG GTCCACCTTCTCAAAGCTGATCCTGGTGGTGACTGTGGTGACTTCAGTGTCCTCTTTTGTCAAACCTACTGTCAACGCTTATGCGCTCAATTGCTTCGGCCTGCACATGCTCTACATTGTGGCGGTTGAGATGAGATG CTGTAGCGACCAGAAGGCTTTGAGACTGGCCAAATGGTCAGTGGCTTTGTGGATACTGGCTATATCCTGCTGGATTAGTGATCGCTTTGGCTGCGGATTTTGGCAGAGGCTAAACTTCTGCTACTTGCACGGTATCTG GCACATTTTGATTGTGATGGCTACGGCGTACGGGAGTACGTTGATAGCTTACCTGGATGCCAACTACGAGATTCCCTATTCGTTGCCTGGACTGCAGTACTGGCCCTGTGATAAATTAGCACTTGGATTACCTCATATTGTCCTAAGAGGCACCACCAAGACACTCAAACACTGctaa